GCAATAACGACATTGTCTGGGTTGCATTGATCGACATACGTACCTCCCCGTTCAGGGGAACTGCAGGTTTTTCTTCTTAAGCTTCTCAATCAGGGTTGTCCGTTTCAGGTTCAGAAGGGCTGCGGCCTCTTTCTTGTTACCGCCGGTACGGTGCAGGGCCTGCATGATCAGGCCGTTCTCGAAGGCGTCAACGGCACTGTTCAGACAGATTCCTTCCGGCGGCAGCTCCTTGCCGACAGGGACAGAACCGGAAACTGACAGCGGCGGCGCTACAACCGTACGGGGGGCCAGGTATTTTTCCGGCAGATCATCCACCGTGATAAACCCGCTCTCCTTCATAGTGATCATCCGCTCCACCAGGTTTTCAAGCTCCCGCACATTGCCCGGCCAATCGTAGTTACAGAGCATCTCAAGCGCCTCGCGGGTAAAGCCTTTGACCAGACGCCGACGATCACGGTTAAACTGTCCCTGAAAGTGATTGATCAGCAGCGGAATGTCTTCACGCCGGTCTCGCAGGGGAGGAATCGTAATCGGAATTACCGAAAGCCGGTAGTAGAGATCCTCCCTGAAATCACGGGTCGCCACCTGTTCATCCAGATTCTTATTGGATGCGGCAATAATCCGGACATCCACCTTCTGGGAACGGGTTGATCCAACCGGTTCAAACTCCTTGGCCTGCAGCACCCGCAGCAGTTTGACCTGCAGGGTCGCCTTCATATCACCGATTTCATCCAGAAAGAGGGTTCCTTTGTCAGCCATCTCAAACCGGCCGATCCGATTGGCATAGGCACCGGTGAATGACCCTTTCACATGCCCGAACAGCTCACTCTCCAGCAGGTCATCCGGAATGGCTGCACAGTTAACCGGCACAAAATTTTTGCTGCTCCGGCTTGAAAGCTGGTGTATTGCCCGAGCTGCAAGTTCCTTGCCGGTTCCGGACTCTCCCTGAATCAGGACCGTCGCGCTGGATTCCGCGACCTTCTCAATCATCTCAAACAGATTAAGCATCTGGCGGCTTCTGCCAATGATGGTGGAGCAAAGAAAATGAGGGTATTCATCAACCGGCTGCTCCGGCATCCGCACTTTCAGGGCCTGGTACTCCAGTGCCCGCATCACCACGCTTTCAAGCTCATCAAGGTTAAGCGGTTTAGGCAGAAATATCAGCCGTTCATCATGGGGCAGCGTACGGGCAGCGTCAGATTGGGCATAAACGATCGCTACCTGTTCGGGGTCAGTCTGCCAAATCTGCTGCAGTGCATCACCGGACCTGGCAAACAGAGATACCAGATCAGCAACCAGTATCCGTGGCGACGTTGTCCGGTCCGTGTCAAAAAGATCTGCATTATCATCGAGAATAACGGTCTCGTAGCCTTTATATGTCAGAAAAGCTGACACAAGATCACGGGTTTTACGATCACCATCCAGCACCCTGAACGAGCTTTTCACAGTCATAACAACCCCTTAAACCAAACAAAGCATATTTTGCCCTGAATAGGGGTCTAGTATACGGCGCAACCGCATCCCATGTCAATTAACTGACCCACAGCTCTAGATGAGCAATTTATAATATTTAGCAACCAACAATAAAAACAAACATTCTGTTCGCCTCAAGCTTGCACCGGTACGGCTTGCATGATACATATACACGATCTCAGCCTTCATCATGCCAGTTGATAGAATTACATCCATATGTGCAGTAATCGTCGTACAAATTAACCTTTAAAAGTCTCATCCAGAAGGAGGTTGCCCATGTCTAATGCCCTAGTGCCGATGAATGCCAACGAGGCACGCGCAGGTGACCATGGCGAACTGATTCAGTTGGTCAGCTTTAACCTGGACAACGAAGAATATGGCGTTGACGTCCTGAAGGTACGTGAAATCATCAGAATGCCCAGTATCACCAGGGTCCCCAACACCCCGCACTATGTTGAAGGCGTGATCAACCTGCGTGGCAAGGTTATTCCGATCATCAACATGCGTCGCCGTTTTGGCCTGGTTGAGGTGGAATACGACAAACAGACCCGCATCATGGTCATGGATGTTGAAGGTGAGCTGATGGGATTCATCGTGGATGCCGTCTCAGAGGTCATCCGGATATCCAGCAGCGAAATCCAGCCTTCCCCGGCCGTCGTAACCAGCGGTATTGACCAGGAGTGCATTGCCGGGGTTATCAACCAGGCCGAGCGCCTGCTGGTCCTGCTTGATCTGCAGAAGATGTTCTCCCAGGATGAGCGTCAGCTTTTCAGTACTATGTAGCAACATGCGCTGTTACCTTTCACTACCATCTCAGCACGGCGAGGTGAGCAATGCCCATTGATTGTGAAGACCAGGAACTTCTTGAAGGATTTCTGGCAGAAACAACTGAACTTCTGGAGAAGCTCGACGACGACCTGATTGCGTTGGAAAAGTCCTCTGATGACCCGGAACTGATGAACCGGATCTTTCGCTCCATCCATACCGTAAAAGGCGCATCCAGCTTTTTGGGATTCGACCTGCTGGTCCGGGTCACCCACAAAACCGAGGATGTGCTGAATCGCCTCCGCAAGGGTGAACTGCAGTTGACTTCCGAGATCATGGATGTCGTGCTTGAGGCCACAGATCTGGTCAAGACACTGGTGGCAGACATCAAGGGCGGCGAAATTATTGATCGTGAGATCAACGAGACCATCAACAAGCTGATTCCCCTGCTTACCGAGCAGCCGGCAGCCCCGGCTCAACCGGCAGCAATGGAACCCCCGGCAGCGACGACAGCGGAGGAGCAGTCTGTGGCTGCCGAAACGCCGACTTCACAACCGGAAACGCCGCCTGCAGCAGAGCCTGCGCCGGCAGCGGCAATGCCGCCCGCGCCGGCCCGCCCTGCCCCGGAAGCGGCAAAGAAACCGGCCCCTCCCAAAGGCGGGGAAAAAGGCGGGGACGACCTTTCCGACAACACCACCGTCCGGGTTGATGTCAAGCGCCTGGACGACCTGATGAACCAGGTCGGGGAGCTGGTGCTGGAGCGCAACCGGATGATCCAGCTCAATCAGGATCTGCAGGGTGGCACCTCGGACCATATCCTGTTCAGTGAAGAGTTCGGCAAACTGGCAAAACGGATGAGTTTTGTCACCTCGGAACTGCAGATGCAGGTCCTGAAAATGCGGATGATCCCGGTGGAAAAGGTTTTCAAGAAGTTCCCCCGTATTGTTCGCTCTCTGGCCCGCGACCTTGGCAAAGAAGTGGATCTGCAGATCTTTGGTGAAGAGACCGAACTTGACCGCTCCGTTGTCGATGAAATCGGCGATCCATTGATCCACCTGATCCGCAATGCCATGGACCACGGCCTGGAAACCCCGGATGAGCGAATGGCCGCAGGAAAGCCACGCACCGGCACCCTGGTGCTTGCTGCAGTCCATGAAGGCAACTCAATTATTATCAGCATCAAGGACGATGGCCGCGGTATTGATACGGAACGGGTCGGACGCAAGGCAATTGAAAAAGGGCTGATCACCGAAGATCAGCTTGCTGCCATGAGCCAGCGCGAGATGTTTGACCTGATCTTCCTGCCCGGCTTCTCAACCAAAGACAAGGCATCCGACCTGTCGGGACGCGGCGTCGGCATGGATGTGGTCAAGACCAACATCAAAAAGCTGAACGGTCTGATTGAGATCAAGAGTGAAAAGGGGATGGGGTCAGAATTTATCCTGCGTCTGCCCCTGACCCTGGCCATCATTCAATCGCTGCTGGTGGAGGTAGAGGGTGAGATCTACTCTATTCCACTGGCCTCGGTGCTTGAGACCCTGCGGGTTGATCAACGGGAGTTCCACGTGATTGGCGGCCAGGAGGTCCTCAAACTGCGCGACATGGTACTGCCGCTGGTCCGGTTGGAGCAGGTCTTCAACGTCAGGCGCTGCCGTGAGCAGGACAATTTCTGCTACATCGTCGTGATCGGCTCTGCGGACAAACGGGTCGGCCTGGTGGTAACCCGCCTGGTGGGA
Above is a window of Trichlorobacter lovleyi SZ DNA encoding:
- a CDS encoding sigma-54 interaction domain-containing protein — its product is MTVKSSFRVLDGDRKTRDLVSAFLTYKGYETVILDDNADLFDTDRTTSPRILVADLVSLFARSGDALQQIWQTDPEQVAIVYAQSDAARTLPHDERLIFLPKPLNLDELESVVMRALEYQALKVRMPEQPVDEYPHFLCSTIIGRSRQMLNLFEMIEKVAESSATVLIQGESGTGKELAARAIHQLSSRSSKNFVPVNCAAIPDDLLESELFGHVKGSFTGAYANRIGRFEMADKGTLFLDEIGDMKATLQVKLLRVLQAKEFEPVGSTRSQKVDVRIIAASNKNLDEQVATRDFREDLYYRLSVIPITIPPLRDRREDIPLLINHFQGQFNRDRRRLVKGFTREALEMLCNYDWPGNVRELENLVERMITMKESGFITVDDLPEKYLAPRTVVAPPLSVSGSVPVGKELPPEGICLNSAVDAFENGLIMQALHRTGGNKKEAAALLNLKRTTLIEKLKKKNLQFP
- a CDS encoding chemotaxis protein CheW, whose protein sequence is MSNALVPMNANEARAGDHGELIQLVSFNLDNEEYGVDVLKVREIIRMPSITRVPNTPHYVEGVINLRGKVIPIINMRRRFGLVEVEYDKQTRIMVMDVEGELMGFIVDAVSEVIRISSSEIQPSPAVVTSGIDQECIAGVINQAERLLVLLDLQKMFSQDERQLFSTM
- a CDS encoding chemotaxis protein CheA; its protein translation is MPIDCEDQELLEGFLAETTELLEKLDDDLIALEKSSDDPELMNRIFRSIHTVKGASSFLGFDLLVRVTHKTEDVLNRLRKGELQLTSEIMDVVLEATDLVKTLVADIKGGEIIDREINETINKLIPLLTEQPAAPAQPAAMEPPAATTAEEQSVAAETPTSQPETPPAAEPAPAAAMPPAPARPAPEAAKKPAPPKGGEKGGDDLSDNTTVRVDVKRLDDLMNQVGELVLERNRMIQLNQDLQGGTSDHILFSEEFGKLAKRMSFVTSELQMQVLKMRMIPVEKVFKKFPRIVRSLARDLGKEVDLQIFGEETELDRSVVDEIGDPLIHLIRNAMDHGLETPDERMAAGKPRTGTLVLAAVHEGNSIIISIKDDGRGIDTERVGRKAIEKGLITEDQLAAMSQREMFDLIFLPGFSTKDKASDLSGRGVGMDVVKTNIKKLNGLIEIKSEKGMGSEFILRLPLTLAIIQSLLVEVEGEIYSIPLASVLETLRVDQREFHVIGGQEVLKLRDMVLPLVRLEQVFNVRRCREQDNFCYIVVIGSADKRVGLVVTRLVGQQEVAIKSLGKYLANVTGIAGSTILGDGRVALIVDPVGMVDGGEGASGGR